A genome region from Variovorax paradoxus includes the following:
- the cobW gene encoding cobalamin biosynthesis protein CobW — MTQASNAKIPVTIVTGFLGSGKTTLLRHILGNAEGRRIAVIVNEFGELGIDGEILRGCGIGCDDEGNERAGALYELANGCVCCTVQEEFLPVMLQLAERRGELDAVLIETSGLALPKPLVQAFQWPDIANIFTVDSVVTVVDGPAAASGQFAENPEAVDEARRADPNLDHESPLHELFEDQLSAADLVVLNKTDLMDDAMRTQVEALVREELPPEVKIVAASEGRLPLALLLGQGRAAETTIHLRESHHDHEEDHDHDEFDSLVIELPPVDRDSLLAVLGKLVEQHTIYRVKGFVAIPGKPMRLLVQGVGRRFDHHFDRRWRDGEAQRTRLVFIGEDLDEAALRKALDAVSAVAA, encoded by the coding sequence ATGACACAAGCAAGCAACGCCAAGATCCCCGTCACCATCGTCACGGGGTTCCTCGGCAGCGGCAAGACCACGCTGCTGCGCCACATCCTCGGCAACGCCGAAGGCCGCCGCATCGCAGTGATCGTCAACGAGTTCGGCGAGCTCGGCATCGACGGCGAGATCCTTCGCGGCTGCGGCATCGGCTGCGACGACGAAGGCAACGAGCGGGCCGGTGCGCTGTACGAGCTGGCCAACGGCTGCGTCTGCTGCACCGTGCAGGAAGAGTTCCTGCCGGTGATGCTGCAGCTGGCCGAACGCCGCGGCGAGCTCGATGCGGTGCTCATCGAAACCTCGGGCCTCGCGCTGCCCAAGCCGCTGGTGCAGGCCTTCCAGTGGCCGGATATCGCCAACATCTTCACTGTCGATTCGGTGGTCACCGTGGTCGACGGCCCGGCCGCCGCGTCGGGCCAGTTCGCCGAGAACCCCGAAGCCGTCGACGAAGCCCGCCGCGCCGACCCCAACCTCGACCACGAGTCGCCGCTGCACGAGCTGTTCGAAGACCAGCTCTCCGCCGCCGACCTCGTGGTGCTCAACAAGACCGACCTGATGGACGACGCGATGCGCACGCAGGTCGAGGCACTGGTGCGCGAGGAACTGCCGCCCGAGGTGAAGATCGTGGCGGCCAGCGAAGGCAGGCTGCCGCTCGCGCTGCTGCTGGGCCAGGGCCGTGCGGCCGAAACCACCATCCACCTGCGCGAGAGCCACCACGACCACGAGGAAGACCACGACCACGACGAGTTCGACTCGCTCGTGATCGAGCTGCCGCCCGTGGACCGCGACAGCCTGCTGGCCGTGCTCGGCAAGCTGGTCGAGCAGCACACCATCTACCGCGTGAAGGGATTCGTCGCCATTCCGGGCAAGCCTATGCGCCTGCTGGTGCAGGGCGTGGGCCGCCGCTTCGACCATCATTTCGACCGCCGCTGGCGCGACGGCGAGGCGCAGCGCACGCGGCTTGTGTTCATCGGCGAGGACCTGGACGAAGCCGCGCTGCGCAAGGCGCTGGACGCGGTGAGCGCGGTCGCGGCCTGA
- a CDS encoding energy-coupling factor ABC transporter permease, producing MHIEPGLVDGTKIFLSYATAAAALAYTGKVAIQTALKDGLAALVLRSAIAVALVFCFFEVLPHHPVGVSEVHLILGTTLLLVFGLAPAAIGLAGGLLIQGMFFEPQDIPQYGMNVTTLLVPLFATAALARRIIPKNVAYVDLSYQQAFKLSVAYQGGIVVWVGFWALYGRGTGLENLGQIASFGAAYMTVVLVEPLVDLGVLAAAKAWRRLQGSAFVERRLYNAV from the coding sequence ATGCACATCGAACCAGGTCTCGTCGACGGAACCAAGATTTTTCTCAGCTACGCCACGGCAGCAGCCGCGCTCGCCTACACGGGCAAGGTGGCCATCCAGACTGCCTTGAAGGACGGCCTTGCCGCCCTCGTGCTGCGCTCGGCGATTGCCGTGGCGCTGGTGTTCTGCTTCTTCGAGGTGCTGCCGCATCACCCCGTCGGCGTGTCCGAGGTGCACCTGATCCTCGGCACCACGCTGCTGCTGGTGTTCGGGCTCGCGCCCGCGGCCATCGGCCTGGCGGGCGGGTTGCTCATCCAGGGCATGTTCTTCGAGCCGCAGGACATTCCGCAGTACGGCATGAACGTCACCACGCTGCTGGTGCCGCTGTTCGCCACCGCCGCGCTGGCGCGCCGCATCATTCCGAAGAACGTGGCCTACGTGGACCTGAGCTACCAGCAGGCCTTCAAGCTGTCGGTGGCCTACCAGGGCGGCATCGTGGTGTGGGTCGGCTTCTGGGCGCTGTACGGGCGCGGCACCGGCCTCGAGAACCTGGGCCAGATCGCCAGCTTCGGCGCCGCCTACATGACCGTGGTGCTGGTCGAGCCGCTGGTCGACCTCGGCGTGCTCGCGGCCGCCAAGGCCTGGCGCCGCCTGCAGGGTTCGGCCTTCGTCGAGCGCCGCCTGTACAACGCGGTCTGA